The region ATCAACGGCTGAAAATTTGGCGACCCTGAATGTCGGCTTTGGAGTAGCTTGACCTTGTGGGTTAGAAAGCGACAGCCAACCAGAAACTGGCGTATGTCCGCCGTCCCTGCAACAACGTGCATATGAAATCAATCACAAATTCCGGATATCTTTTTCGCTTTGCCTTTAACATCGTTACACTGACCATCCATTCCGCGTTACCCCAACCCGAACCACAAGGACGAACCCATGCAGAACTTCACCTTCCATAATCCGACACGCATCCTCTTTGGCAAAGGCCGCATCGCCGATATCTCCCGCGAAATCCCGGCCGGAGCGCGCGTATTGATCACCTACGGCGGCGGCAGTGTCGTCAAGACCGGCACGCTGGCCGAAGTGAAGTCCGCACTTAAGGGCTATACGGTCTTCGAGTTTTCCGGCATCGAGCCCAACCCGACTTACGAAACGCTGATGCAGGCCGTCGAACTCGCGCGCCGCGAAAAAATCGATTTCCTGCTCGCCGTCGGCGGCGGTTCGGTGATTGACGGTACCAAGTTCATCGCCGCCGCCGTCCCCTTCGCAGGCGATCCCTGGGACATCCTCGCCAAGCAAGCCAAGGTCAAGACTGCAATCCCTTTCGGCTGCGTGCTCACGCTGTCCGCAACCGGTTCCGAGATGAACAACGGCGCCGTGGTGACGCGGCGCGCCAGCAATGACAAGCTGGTCTTTCTCAGTTCGCAGGTCTTCCCGCGCTTCTCCGTGCTCGATCCGGTCAAGACTTTCACCCTCCCACCGCGCCAGGTTGCCAACGGTGTCGTCGATGCCTTCGTGCATGTGATCGAGCAATACCTCACCTATCCGGTCGATGCAAAGGTTCAGGACCGCTTTGCCGAGGGACTGCTGCTGACACTGATCGAGGAAGGACCGAAGGCATTGCAG is a window of Sideroxydans sp. CL21 DNA encoding:
- the yqhD gene encoding alcohol dehydrogenase, which produces MQNFTFHNPTRILFGKGRIADISREIPAGARVLITYGGGSVVKTGTLAEVKSALKGYTVFEFSGIEPNPTYETLMQAVELARREKIDFLLAVGGGSVIDGTKFIAAAVPFAGDPWDILAKQAKVKTAIPFGCVLTLSATGSEMNNGAVVTRRASNDKLVFLSSQVFPRFSVLDPVKTFTLPPRQVANGVVDAFVHVIEQYLTYPVDAKVQDRFAEGLLLTLIEEGPKALQEPENYSVRANLMWTATLALNGLIGAGVPQDWATHMLGHELTVLHGLDHAQTLAVILPAMLQMRRKEKREKLLQYADRVWGLHEGSADARIDQAIEHTRRFFESLQVPTRLSAYGISANAIPALVAQLQRHGAVGLGEHQDFDIQRSQRVYELAA